Proteins encoded by one window of Cervus canadensis isolate Bull #8, Minnesota chromosome 18, ASM1932006v1, whole genome shotgun sequence:
- the DPF1 gene encoding zinc finger protein neuro-d4 isoform X6, whose product MCLNGCVLVYLYLFLYCIHTLARGPLESRVGGSWVPTGGESLGEDFYREAIEHCRSYNARLCAERSLRLPFLDSQTGVAQNNCYIWMEKTHRGPGLAPGQIYTYPARCWRKKRRLNILEDPRLRPCEYKIDCEAPLKKEGGLPEGPVLEALLCAETGEKKIELKEEETIMDCQKQQLLEFPHDLEVEDPEDDMPRRKNRAKGKAYGIGGLRKRQDTASLEDRDKPYVCDICGKRYKNRPGLSYHYTHTHLAEEEGEENAERHALPFHRKNNHKQFYKELAWVPESQRKHTAKKAPDGTVIPNGYCDFCLGGSKKTGCPEDLISCADCGRSGHPSCLQFTVNMTAAVRTYRWQCIECKSCSLCGTSENDDQLLFCDDCDRGYHMYCLSPPMAEPPEGSWSCHLCLRHLKEKASAYITLT is encoded by the exons ATGTGCCTGAATGGATGTGTCCTGGTGTATCTTTATCTGTTTCTATATTGTATCCACACCTTGGCTCGAGGCCCGCTTGAGTCCCGGGTTGGGGGCTCCTGGGTCCCCACCGGAGGGGAGAG CCTAGGCGAGGACTTCTACCGCGAGGCCATCGAGCACTGCCGCAGCTACAACGCGCGCCTGTGCGCCGAGCGCAGCCTGCGCCTGCCCTTCCTCGACTCGCAGACCGGCGTGGCCCAGAACAACTGCTACATCTGGATGGAGAAGACCCACCGCGGCCCGG GTTTGGCCCCCGGACAGATCTATACGTACCCGGCCCGCTGTTGGAGAAAGAAACGGAGGCTCAACATCCTGGAAGACCCCAGACTCCGGCCCTGCGAGTACAAGATCG ACTGTGAAGCACCGCTGAAGAAGGAGGGTGGCCTCCCCGAAGGGCCAGTCCTTGAGGCTCTCCTGTGTGCCGAGACAGGGGAGAAGAAGATAGagctgaaggaggaggagaccaTTATGGACTGCCAG AAACAGCAACTACTGGAGTTTCCGCATGATCTTGAagtggaagacccagaggatgaCATGCCCAGGAGGAAGAACAGGGCCAAAGGAAAG GCATACGGCATCGGGGGGCTCCGGAAACGCCAGGACACCGCTTCCCTGGAGGACCGAGACAAGCCGTATGTCTGTGATA TCTGTGGGAAACGGTATAAGAACCGGCCAGGGCTCAGCTACCACTACACCCACACCCACCTggctgaggaggagggggaggagaacgCCGAACGCCACGCCCTGCCCTTCCACCGGAAAAACAACCATAAAC agttttACAAAGAATTGGCCTGGGTCCCTGAGTCACAGAGGAAACACACAG CCAAGAAGGCGCCTGACGGCACTGTCATCCCCAACGGCTACTGCGACTTCTGCCTGGGGGGCTCCAAGAAGACAGGGTGTCCTGAGGACCTCATCTCCTGTGCGGACTGTGGGCGATCAG GACACCCCTCGTGTTTACAGTTCACGGTGAACATGACGGCGGCCGTGCGCACCTACCGCTGGCAGTGCATCGAGTGCAAGTCCTGCAGCCTGTGTGGCACCTCGGAGAACGAC GACCAGCTGCTGTTTTGTGACGACTGCGATCGGGGTTACCACATGTACTGCCTGAGTCCCCCCATGGCGGAGCCCCCGGAAG GGAGCTGGAGTTGTCACCTCTGTCTTCGGCACCTGAAAGAGAAGGCGTCTGCCTACATCACCCTCACCTAG
- the DPF1 gene encoding zinc finger protein neuro-d4 isoform X10, with amino-acid sequence MEKTHRGPGLAPGQIYTYPARCWRKKRRLNILEDPRLRPCEYKIDCEAPLKKEGGLPEGPVLEALLCAETGEKKIELKEEETIMDCQKQQLLEFPHDLEVEDPEDDMPRRKNRAKGKAYGIGGLRKRQDTASLEDRDKPYVCDICGKRYKNRPGLSYHYTHTHLAEEEGEENAERHALPFHRKNNHKQFYKELAWVPESQRKHTAKKAPDGTVIPNGYCDFCLGGSKKTGCPEDLISCADCGRSGHPSCLQFTVNMTAAVRTYRWQCIECKSCSLCGTSENDGASWAGLTPQDQLLFCDDCDRGYHMYCLSPPMAEPPEGSWSCHLCLRHLKEKASAYITLT; translated from the exons ATGGAGAAGACCCACCGCGGCCCGG GTTTGGCCCCCGGACAGATCTATACGTACCCGGCCCGCTGTTGGAGAAAGAAACGGAGGCTCAACATCCTGGAAGACCCCAGACTCCGGCCCTGCGAGTACAAGATCG ACTGTGAAGCACCGCTGAAGAAGGAGGGTGGCCTCCCCGAAGGGCCAGTCCTTGAGGCTCTCCTGTGTGCCGAGACAGGGGAGAAGAAGATAGagctgaaggaggaggagaccaTTATGGACTGCCAG AAACAGCAACTACTGGAGTTTCCGCATGATCTTGAagtggaagacccagaggatgaCATGCCCAGGAGGAAGAACAGGGCCAAAGGAAAG GCATACGGCATCGGGGGGCTCCGGAAACGCCAGGACACCGCTTCCCTGGAGGACCGAGACAAGCCGTATGTCTGTGATA TCTGTGGGAAACGGTATAAGAACCGGCCAGGGCTCAGCTACCACTACACCCACACCCACCTggctgaggaggagggggaggagaacgCCGAACGCCACGCCCTGCCCTTCCACCGGAAAAACAACCATAAAC agttttACAAAGAATTGGCCTGGGTCCCTGAGTCACAGAGGAAACACACAG CCAAGAAGGCGCCTGACGGCACTGTCATCCCCAACGGCTACTGCGACTTCTGCCTGGGGGGCTCCAAGAAGACAGGGTGTCCTGAGGACCTCATCTCCTGTGCGGACTGTGGGCGATCAG GACACCCCTCGTGTTTACAGTTCACGGTGAACATGACGGCGGCCGTGCGCACCTACCGCTGGCAGTGCATCGAGTGCAAGTCCTGCAGCCTGTGTGGCACCTCGGAGAACGAC GGTGCCAGCTGGGCGGGTCTCACCCCCCAGGACCAGCTGCTGTTTTGTGACGACTGCGATCGGGGTTACCACATGTACTGCCTGAGTCCCCCCATGGCGGAGCCCCCGGAAG GGAGCTGGAGTTGTCACCTCTGTCTTCGGCACCTGAAAGAGAAGGCGTCTGCCTACATCACCCTCACCTAG